One segment of Desulfosudis oleivorans Hxd3 DNA contains the following:
- a CDS encoding nitroreductase, giving the protein MEFKDVVYARKSIRRFKPDPVSKETLEAVLTVAGRAASGMNIQPWEFFVIAGPALESIKHQHIENLQKGVAPAPEAAYSVWPNDSVYRRRQVELGKELFRLMNIQRDDMAQRIDWIQRGFRFFDAPAAIILTHDRVLNDPGPLLDMGAVMQMICLAAVEHDLGTCIEGQGVQYPDVLRQFADIPESKKIVTAIAIGYPDPDFPANRLESTREPVDALTTWIGFD; this is encoded by the coding sequence ATGGAGTTTAAGGACGTTGTGTATGCGCGCAAAAGCATTCGAAGATTCAAACCCGACCCGGTGTCAAAAGAGACCCTTGAAGCGGTCCTAACCGTTGCCGGCCGGGCCGCATCGGGCATGAACATTCAGCCATGGGAGTTTTTCGTGATTGCCGGACCGGCCCTGGAATCGATCAAGCACCAGCACATTGAGAACCTGCAAAAGGGCGTGGCCCCGGCACCGGAAGCGGCCTACTCGGTCTGGCCCAACGACAGCGTGTATCGCCGGCGGCAGGTGGAGCTGGGAAAAGAGCTCTTTCGCCTGATGAACATTCAAAGAGACGACATGGCCCAGCGCATCGACTGGATCCAGCGGGGGTTCCGGTTCTTTGACGCCCCTGCGGCCATTATTCTCACCCATGACCGGGTTCTCAACGACCCCGGTCCGCTGCTGGACATGGGCGCGGTAATGCAGATGATCTGCCTGGCCGCGGTGGAGCACGATCTTGGCACCTGCATCGAAGGCCAGGGGGTCCAGTACCCGGATGTGCTTCGCCAATTCGCCGATATTCCGGAATCCAAGAAAATCGTCACCGCCATTGCCATCGGTTACCCGGACCCCGACTTTCCGGCCAACCGGCTGGAAAGCACACGGGAACCGGTGGATGCCCTGACAACATGGATCGGATTTGACTGA
- the pgeF gene encoding peptidoglycan editing factor PgeF translates to MTDSAMIQTTQNSLTFFKFSHLARYPGVLHGIFARTGGISSPPFDSLNMSTSVGDTPEAVGQNRRAVAACFGNRPLFFLNQVHKTGVHVVDAAAPAPKQPDGDALVTATPGLLLGIKLADCQAVLLYDPVKNVAANIHSGWRGSVADIIGITIKTLTQRFGVNPADILAGIGPSLGPCCAEFVNYKNELPPPFWKYKDKSNRFDFWQISRHQLMAAGVPEAHIEIAGLCTRCRTDLFFSYRGEGRTGRFAAVIGMPDKTLK, encoded by the coding sequence TTGACTGACAGCGCCATGATCCAGACCACGCAAAACAGCCTGACCTTTTTTAAGTTTTCCCACCTGGCCCGGTATCCGGGAGTGCTTCACGGCATCTTTGCGCGGACGGGCGGCATCAGCAGCCCGCCGTTTGACAGCCTCAACATGAGCACCAGCGTGGGAGACACCCCTGAGGCCGTGGGACAGAACCGGAGGGCCGTGGCAGCCTGTTTCGGCAACCGGCCCCTGTTCTTTTTAAACCAGGTGCACAAAACCGGCGTGCATGTCGTGGATGCGGCAGCTCCGGCGCCAAAACAGCCGGATGGAGACGCCCTTGTGACAGCAACCCCCGGCCTGCTGCTGGGCATCAAGCTGGCCGACTGCCAGGCTGTCCTGCTGTATGACCCGGTCAAAAACGTTGCGGCCAACATCCATTCCGGGTGGCGGGGCAGCGTGGCCGACATTATCGGCATAACCATAAAAACACTGACCCAACGATTCGGCGTCAACCCCGCCGACATTCTGGCCGGCATCGGGCCGTCGCTGGGTCCCTGCTGCGCCGAGTTTGTCAATTATAAGAATGAACTGCCCCCTCCTTTCTGGAAATACAAAGACAAAAGCAATCGGTTTGATTTCTGGCAAATCAGCCGGCATCAGCTGATGGCAGCCGGCGTGCCTGAAGCCCACATCGAAATTGCCGGTCTCTGCACCCGGTGCCGGACCGACCTGTTTTTTTCCTATCGCGGCGAAGGCAGAACCGGCCGGTTTGCCGCGGTAATCGGCATGCCTGACAAGACGTTAAAATGA
- a CDS encoding acyl-CoA dehydrogenase, with protein sequence MAQGTLSGRRDVDFVLHEMLNVEELSKHELFADFNRKTIDMVVSEARNFALKEILPANEEGDKGCVFENGQVKTPESFKRIFDLYCEGEWIGASEDPEFGGQGMPNVLNLAAAEFFSGASMAFMMYPGLTHGAAKMIESLGTEEQKKIYVKNMYTGKWAGTMLLTEPDAGTDVGALTTTAKKNDDGTYSITGNKIFISAGEHDMTENIIHPVLARIEGAPAGTRGISLFIVPKYRVNPDGSLGEFNDVVCTGIEEKMGIHGNATCSLTLGGKGNCIGTLLGQENKGMKAMFLMMNEARFGVGVQGFSLGATSFANAVAYAKERIQGRELLKFMDADAPSVNIIKHPDVRRQLLVMKSYVEGMRALLYYVARCFDMERVLEESDEKEKYKALIEFLIPVVKAYCTDKGFEVCVLGMQVYGGYGYIAEYPQEQLVRDCKITSIYEGTNGVQAMDLLARKLGMKGGKPLMDLMGEMGNTVAQAKAVDGLKELAESVEKASAKLGEVAMAIGQTAMSEKVLDAFGSATPFLEVTGDVVMAWLHLWRATVAAKALASGNAKKKDEAFYQGQVKTAQFFIQTLLPMAMGKMDGVKTFTSAVMEIPEDGFMQ encoded by the coding sequence ATGGCACAGGGAACACTTTCAGGCCGCAGGGATGTGGATTTTGTCCTGCATGAAATGCTTAATGTGGAAGAACTTTCCAAACACGAACTGTTTGCCGACTTCAACCGGAAAACCATTGATATGGTGGTTTCCGAGGCCCGGAATTTCGCACTCAAAGAGATCCTTCCCGCCAACGAGGAAGGGGACAAGGGGTGCGTGTTTGAAAACGGCCAGGTCAAGACACCCGAATCTTTCAAGCGGATTTTTGATCTGTATTGCGAAGGCGAATGGATCGGGGCATCGGAAGATCCCGAGTTCGGCGGCCAGGGCATGCCCAACGTGCTCAACCTGGCGGCGGCCGAGTTCTTCTCAGGCGCCAGCATGGCCTTCATGATGTATCCCGGCCTGACCCACGGGGCCGCCAAGATGATTGAGTCCCTGGGCACCGAGGAGCAGAAAAAGATCTATGTCAAAAACATGTATACCGGCAAGTGGGCCGGCACCATGCTGCTCACCGAGCCCGATGCCGGCACCGACGTGGGTGCGCTGACCACCACCGCGAAAAAGAACGACGACGGCACCTACTCCATCACCGGTAACAAGATTTTCATCTCCGCGGGCGAGCATGACATGACGGAAAACATTATTCATCCGGTGCTGGCCCGTATTGAGGGTGCACCCGCCGGTACCCGCGGCATCTCCCTGTTTATCGTTCCCAAATACCGGGTCAATCCGGACGGCAGCCTGGGCGAGTTCAACGACGTGGTATGCACCGGCATTGAAGAGAAGATGGGCATCCACGGAAACGCCACCTGCTCGCTGACCCTGGGCGGCAAGGGCAACTGCATCGGTACCCTGCTGGGCCAGGAGAACAAGGGCATGAAGGCCATGTTCCTGATGATGAACGAGGCCCGCTTCGGTGTTGGTGTTCAGGGTTTCTCCCTGGGGGCCACCTCTTTTGCCAACGCGGTTGCCTATGCCAAGGAGCGGATTCAGGGCCGCGAACTTCTCAAGTTCATGGACGCCGATGCGCCGTCGGTCAACATCATCAAGCACCCGGATGTACGCCGGCAACTGCTGGTCATGAAATCCTATGTTGAAGGCATGCGGGCTCTGCTTTATTACGTTGCCCGGTGTTTCGACATGGAGCGCGTGCTGGAAGAGTCGGATGAAAAGGAAAAGTACAAGGCCCTGATCGAGTTCCTGATTCCGGTGGTCAAGGCATACTGCACGGACAAGGGGTTTGAAGTGTGTGTGCTCGGCATGCAGGTATACGGCGGTTACGGCTATATTGCGGAGTATCCCCAGGAGCAGCTGGTGCGCGACTGCAAGATCACCAGCATCTACGAGGGTACCAACGGGGTCCAGGCCATGGACCTGCTGGCCCGCAAGCTCGGCATGAAGGGCGGCAAGCCCCTCATGGATCTGATGGGTGAGATGGGCAACACCGTGGCCCAGGCAAAGGCCGTGGATGGCTTAAAAGAGCTGGCCGAGTCGGTTGAAAAGGCTTCGGCCAAGCTGGGTGAGGTGGCCATGGCCATCGGCCAGACCGCCATGTCGGAAAAGGTGCTGGATGCTTTTGGTTCAGCCACCCCCTTCCTGGAGGTCACCGGCGATGTGGTGATGGCCTGGCTGCACCTGTGGCGGGCCACCGTGGCGGCCAAGGCTCTGGCAAGCGGCAACGCCAAGAAAAAGGACGAGGCCTTCTACCAGGGCCAGGTCAAGACCGCCCAGTTCTTTATTCAGACCCTGCTGCCCATGGCCATGGGCAAGATGGACGGTGTCAAGACCTTTACTTCGGCTGTCATGGAGATTCCTGAAGACGGGTTCATGCAGTAG
- a CDS encoding thiolase family protein: MKDVVIVSACRTAIGAFGGTLKNMHASRIASIAMKEAIRRAGIDAGIIDDIRFGCCLDPTDSMNVTRTAALLAGIPDSVPAVTINRVCISGMEATLSGMAMIQAGMADVLLTGGVEHMSGVPYVVQDARWGCRLQDTTFVDALIRGLHCGSHIIPHPEDGPLKTGELIERLKGKPYIMGHTAEMVAELYNISREEMDEVALRSHNNVERATKEGDFAEEIVPVEIPQKKGKPPVIFDKDEHFRPGLTMEQLTKLPPAFVPGIGKVTAGNSSGLNDGAAAMVIMSADKAKELGLKPLAKIVASGRGACHPSVMGISPVPAVKNMFDKHPDLSLDAFELIELNEAFAAQYLGCEKELGLNREITNVNGSGIGLGHPVGCTGARIIVSLIHAMKKRGKSVGMATLCGGGGVSMATAVEML; the protein is encoded by the coding sequence GCCGGTATCGACGCCGGCATCATCGATGATATCCGGTTCGGCTGCTGCCTTGACCCCACCGATTCCATGAATGTCACCCGCACCGCGGCGCTGCTGGCCGGTATTCCCGACTCCGTGCCCGCCGTTACCATCAACCGGGTCTGCATCTCCGGCATGGAGGCCACGCTCAGCGGCATGGCCATGATTCAGGCGGGCATGGCCGACGTGCTGCTGACCGGCGGCGTGGAGCATATGTCCGGAGTGCCCTACGTGGTCCAGGACGCCCGGTGGGGATGCCGCCTTCAGGACACCACCTTTGTGGATGCCCTGATCCGGGGACTTCACTGCGGTTCGCACATCATTCCCCACCCGGAAGACGGCCCGCTCAAGACAGGCGAACTGATCGAGCGGCTGAAAGGCAAGCCCTACATCATGGGCCACACCGCTGAAATGGTGGCCGAACTTTACAACATCAGCCGTGAAGAGATGGACGAGGTGGCCCTGCGCAGCCACAACAACGTGGAACGGGCCACAAAGGAAGGCGATTTTGCCGAAGAGATCGTGCCCGTGGAGATTCCCCAGAAAAAGGGCAAGCCGCCGGTGATCTTCGACAAGGACGAACACTTCCGGCCCGGCCTGACCATGGAGCAGCTGACCAAGCTGCCCCCGGCCTTTGTGCCCGGCATCGGCAAGGTCACGGCCGGCAACTCCTCAGGGCTCAATGACGGGGCCGCGGCCATGGTCATCATGTCCGCGGACAAGGCAAAGGAATTGGGATTAAAACCCCTGGCAAAAATCGTTGCCAGCGGACGGGGGGCCTGCCATCCGTCGGTCATGGGCATCAGCCCGGTGCCGGCGGTCAAGAACATGTTTGACAAACATCCCGACCTCTCCCTGGACGCCTTTGAGCTCATCGAGCTCAACGAGGCCTTTGCGGCCCAGTACCTGGGGTGTGAAAAAGAGCTGGGCTTAAACCGCGAGATCACCAATGTGAACGGATCGGGCATCGGTCTGGGACACCCTGTGGGATGCACCGGCGCGCGGATCATCGTCTCCCTGATCCATGCCATGAAAAAACGGGGCAAAAGCGTGGGTATGGCCACGCTCTGCGGCGGCGGCGGCGTCTCTATGGCAACGGCCGTGGAAATGTTGTAG
- a CDS encoding GGDEF domain-containing protein, producing the protein MPSYFKNKPVTFNQPSADIEPPAIYMPRMQLAIRMTLGLLAAFYFFVIPVTPFLLPPVEVGGVIAAFFVFHLAWWWHYRTRGVGWVGVRLAAWVDIGAAFTATLIDPFDIPPTGMLVMIAVMGNGMQHGLKIFLEQFVAVLLLGIPILAIRQWLFFQEFSFPLVFVVLFIAIFLYYNYLLFSRIERMKKKAQVMSRQDPLTGLYNRTAFIQSAAYLLSLHEREQTPLVVMFADLDNFKGVNDTKGHLFGDQVLKLFARLTGELLRRSDIVARYGGDEFVFMLVNMSPGDAEQVAGRLQARFARWAEQQGAKVSVSFGIAAVPDGLIDLDRLLQHVDRALYEAKSHEGKQQVVIAPPLA; encoded by the coding sequence TTGCCTTCCTATTTTAAAAACAAACCGGTGACGTTCAATCAACCGTCTGCCGATATAGAGCCGCCGGCCATTTATATGCCGCGCATGCAGCTTGCCATCCGGATGACCCTTGGCTTGCTGGCGGCGTTCTATTTTTTCGTTATTCCCGTTACCCCGTTTCTGCTGCCTCCCGTCGAAGTCGGCGGCGTGATCGCCGCTTTTTTCGTTTTTCATCTTGCGTGGTGGTGGCATTACCGTACCCGGGGTGTCGGGTGGGTGGGGGTCCGCCTGGCCGCATGGGTTGATATCGGGGCCGCCTTTACCGCCACGCTGATCGACCCCTTTGATATACCGCCCACCGGCATGCTGGTGATGATCGCGGTGATGGGCAACGGCATGCAGCACGGCCTGAAGATTTTTCTGGAACAGTTTGTCGCTGTTTTACTGCTCGGCATACCCATTCTTGCCATCCGGCAATGGCTGTTTTTTCAGGAATTTTCTTTTCCTCTTGTTTTTGTGGTCCTGTTTATCGCCATCTTTCTTTATTACAATTACCTGTTGTTCAGCCGCATCGAACGAATGAAAAAAAAGGCCCAGGTAATGTCCCGGCAGGATCCGCTGACCGGACTCTATAACCGGACCGCCTTTATTCAGAGCGCCGCCTATCTGCTTTCGCTCCATGAACGGGAACAGACACCCCTCGTAGTGATGTTCGCGGACCTGGACAATTTTAAGGGGGTCAACGACACAAAGGGCCACCTTTTTGGAGACCAGGTGCTTAAACTGTTTGCCCGCCTGACCGGTGAACTGCTTCGAAGATCCGACATCGTGGCCCGTTACGGCGGGGATGAGTTTGTGTTCATGCTGGTCAACATGTCCCCCGGTGATGCCGAACAGGTGGCCGGCCGCCTGCAGGCCCGGTTTGCCCGGTGGGCTGAGCAACAGGGGGCAAAGGTGAGCGTCAGCTTCGGTATCGCCGCTGTCCCTGATGGTCTGATAGACCTGGACCGCCTGCTGCAACATGTGGACAGGGCGCTGTATGAGGCAAAAAGCCACGAAGGCAAGCAACAGGTGGTGATTGCACCGCCCCTGGCCTGA
- a CDS encoding BKACE family enzyme — MTEKAIITAALSGAATFKNNNPSVPYTPAEFAEEAAKAYKAGAAMVHVHAKTDDGWPTWDIDRIRQTHDAIKDRTPELIVNLSSAVGMGATAEQRIAQIVAIKPEMASLNTNTMNFSVLDRKTGAIFVDYVFENTFTMLQDFGKAMEDNRVKPEIEIYDMGGLDNFCAIAKQGFFTEPLNFNFVWGVTGGQQFRPDTFVALAHAVKSLGRKINFTTCGVAKDEFPAIMQSALMGGHMRVGLEDNTRLANGELAKGNYELVEQAVKIAEVLGRTPATPDEARTIMGLRGAD, encoded by the coding sequence ATGACAGAAAAAGCAATCATCACCGCAGCCCTTTCCGGCGCCGCCACCTTCAAGAACAACAACCCGTCGGTGCCCTACACCCCTGCCGAGTTTGCCGAGGAGGCGGCAAAGGCGTATAAGGCCGGTGCCGCCATGGTCCATGTCCACGCCAAAACCGATGACGGGTGGCCCACCTGGGACATCGACCGCATTCGGCAGACCCACGACGCCATCAAAGACAGAACCCCGGAACTGATCGTCAACTTGAGTTCCGCGGTGGGCATGGGGGCCACGGCCGAGCAGCGCATCGCCCAGATTGTGGCGATCAAACCGGAAATGGCCTCCCTGAACACCAACACCATGAACTTCAGCGTGCTGGACCGGAAAACCGGCGCTATCTTCGTGGACTATGTGTTTGAAAACACCTTTACCATGCTCCAGGACTTCGGCAAGGCCATGGAGGATAACCGGGTCAAGCCGGAAATTGAAATTTACGACATGGGCGGGCTGGACAACTTTTGTGCCATTGCAAAGCAGGGCTTTTTCACCGAGCCCCTTAACTTCAATTTCGTCTGGGGCGTCACCGGGGGTCAGCAGTTCCGGCCCGACACCTTCGTGGCCCTGGCCCATGCCGTGAAGTCCCTGGGCAGAAAAATAAACTTTACCACCTGTGGCGTGGCAAAAGACGAGTTTCCCGCCATCATGCAGTCAGCCCTCATGGGGGGCCACATGCGCGTGGGCCTGGAAGACAACACCCGCCTGGCCAACGGCGAACTGGCAAAAGGCAACTATGAACTGGTGGAACAGGCCGTCAAAATCGCCGAGGTCCTGGGCAGAACACCGGCCACGCCGGACGAGGCCCGGACCATCATGGGGCTGCGAGGGGCGGACTGA
- the prxU gene encoding thioredoxin-dependent peroxiredoxin (Most members of this family contain a selenocysteine.), whose product MPKEEKVGCARPTGGVVGQKKTEENKETTASPAKEVRPMIQVGKPAPDFVAPAYHKGKFTSVKLSDYLGKWVVLCLYPGDFTFVUATEIAAVAANHKAFQKLGVELFSMSVDSVFVHKMWNDNELTKMVKGGIPFPMLSDGGGKVGTAYGVYDEDAGVENRGRFIIDPDGVIQAYEVLTPPVGRHVAETLRQIQAFQLVRKSKGSEATPSGWKPGKLTLKPSPDLVGKVWEVWETKMESE is encoded by the coding sequence ATGCCAAAAGAGGAAAAGGTAGGATGCGCCCGCCCCACCGGCGGCGTGGTAGGACAGAAAAAAACCGAGGAGAACAAAGAGACAACCGCATCACCCGCCAAGGAGGTGAGACCCATGATTCAGGTAGGAAAACCAGCCCCCGACTTTGTAGCGCCCGCGTATCACAAAGGCAAATTCACATCCGTCAAACTTTCCGACTACCTGGGCAAATGGGTGGTGCTCTGCCTGTACCCGGGTGACTTCACCTTTGTCTGAGCGACCGAAATTGCGGCGGTCGCCGCGAACCACAAGGCCTTTCAGAAGCTGGGAGTGGAACTTTTTTCCATGAGCGTGGACAGTGTGTTTGTGCACAAGATGTGGAACGACAATGAGCTGACGAAAATGGTCAAGGGCGGTATTCCCTTTCCCATGCTCTCCGACGGCGGCGGCAAGGTCGGCACAGCCTACGGCGTCTATGATGAAGATGCCGGGGTAGAAAACCGGGGGCGGTTCATCATTGATCCGGACGGTGTGATTCAGGCTTACGAAGTGCTCACCCCGCCGGTGGGCCGGCACGTGGCCGAAACCCTGCGGCAGATTCAGGCCTTTCAACTGGTTCGAAAATCCAAAGGCAGCGAGGCCACACCCTCCGGGTGGAAGCCGGGTAAACTAACTCTCAAGCCCTCTCCTGACCTGGTCGGCAAGGTGTGGGAGGTGTGGGAGACCAAAATGGAGTCTGAGTAA
- a CDS encoding nucleotide sugar dehydrogenase produces MTRSDRCAELIAKIEARTARIAVIGLGYVGLPLALTFAKKGFSVLGFDTDQEKCDHIANGRTYIRHIPLEPVKDLIGNKSFEATSDFSRLAEADCILICVPTPLTDKRVPDLSALVNTAQTIARFLRKGQLVVLESTTYPETTEEELLFRFASNTMKPGIDFFLAFSPEREDPGNKGFSVTNIPKIVGGITPACLEAADTLYSTITRTVPVSSARVAEFAKILENTFRSVNIALVNELKILAHRMNIDIFEVIEAAATKPFGFMPFYPGPGLGGHCIPIDPFYLTWKAKEYGFATKFIELAGEINTLMPDYVVTKTADALNRMGRCVRNSTILVLGVAYKKDVDDDRESPAYPIMKKLTDQGAAVSYNDPWIPRLRPTRKYDFTMASVPLAPETLAAADAVLILANHSDYDMQFIIRHARLVIDTRNATAGMKSDTCTIVPA; encoded by the coding sequence ATGACCCGAAGCGACCGCTGCGCTGAACTGATCGCAAAGATAGAGGCCCGGACCGCCCGAATCGCGGTGATCGGCCTGGGCTATGTGGGCCTGCCCCTGGCCCTGACTTTTGCAAAAAAAGGCTTTTCCGTTCTCGGGTTTGATACAGACCAGGAGAAGTGCGACCACATCGCCAACGGCAGGACATATATCCGCCATATCCCCCTGGAACCGGTAAAAGACCTGATCGGAAACAAGTCCTTTGAAGCGACCAGCGATTTTTCCCGGCTGGCCGAGGCGGACTGCATTCTCATCTGCGTGCCCACGCCCCTGACCGACAAACGGGTGCCCGACCTTTCGGCCCTGGTAAACACGGCCCAGACCATTGCCCGGTTTCTGAGAAAAGGGCAGCTGGTGGTGCTGGAAAGTACCACCTACCCGGAAACCACGGAAGAAGAACTGCTCTTTCGGTTTGCCTCAAACACCATGAAACCGGGTATCGATTTTTTTCTGGCCTTTTCCCCGGAGCGGGAAGACCCGGGCAACAAAGGGTTTTCCGTTACCAACATTCCCAAGATCGTGGGCGGCATCACCCCGGCCTGTCTGGAGGCGGCCGACACCCTTTACAGCACCATCACCCGGACCGTGCCGGTATCGTCGGCCCGGGTGGCAGAGTTTGCCAAGATCCTTGAAAACACCTTCCGGTCGGTCAACATCGCCCTGGTCAACGAACTCAAGATCCTGGCCCACCGCATGAACATCGACATCTTTGAAGTCATTGAAGCCGCGGCCACCAAGCCTTTCGGGTTCATGCCCTTTTACCCCGGCCCCGGCCTGGGGGGCCACTGCATTCCCATCGACCCCTTCTACCTGACCTGGAAGGCCAAGGAGTACGGCTTTGCCACCAAATTCATTGAGCTGGCCGGAGAGATCAACACCCTGATGCCCGACTATGTGGTGACAAAAACCGCCGACGCCTTAAACCGCATGGGCCGTTGCGTCCGCAACAGCACCATCCTGGTCCTGGGCGTGGCCTACAAAAAGGATGTGGATGACGACCGGGAGTCGCCGGCCTACCCTATCATGAAAAAACTCACGGATCAGGGCGCAGCCGTCAGCTACAACGATCCCTGGATTCCCCGGCTGCGGCCCACCCGCAAATATGATTTTACCATGGCATCGGTGCCGCTGGCGCCCGAGACCCTGGCCGCTGCCGACGCCGTGCTGATCCTGGCAAACCACAGCGACTATGATATGCAGTTCATCATCCGGCATGCCCGGCTGGTCATCGACACCCGCAACGCAACAGCCGGCATGAAGAGCGACACCTGCACCATTGTGCCGGCATAA
- a CDS encoding endonuclease III domain-containing protein, with product MRKQVVDLDRFVRELKKARKKSQAPVITLIANRGATPFEILASTLLSLRTKDAVTDAAARRLLAVANTPEQIAALPAQKIEKLIYPVGFYPTKAKRLIEISRILLERHDGRVPDEMEALLALPGVGRKTANLVLIEGFGRDGICVDTHVHRISNRTGIVTTRTPEETEFALRKTLPKKYWKPYNELLVSYGQTICVPVSPFCSRCPVEAECPKQDVTRSR from the coding sequence ATGCGAAAACAAGTTGTTGACCTTGACCGATTTGTGCGCGAACTGAAAAAAGCCAGAAAAAAGAGCCAGGCCCCGGTGATCACCCTGATCGCCAACCGGGGCGCCACCCCCTTTGAAATTCTCGCATCCACCCTGCTCTCGCTGCGAACAAAAGACGCGGTAACCGATGCCGCGGCCCGGCGCCTGCTGGCCGTGGCAAATACACCGGAACAAATCGCCGCGCTGCCGGCCCAAAAGATAGAAAAGCTGATCTACCCGGTGGGGTTTTATCCCACAAAGGCAAAACGCCTGATTGAGATCAGCCGCATTCTGCTCGAACGCCATGACGGCCGGGTACCCGACGAAATGGAGGCCCTGCTTGCCCTGCCCGGCGTGGGCCGCAAAACGGCAAACCTCGTGCTGATCGAGGGGTTCGGCAGGGACGGCATCTGCGTGGACACCCATGTACACCGCATCAGCAACCGCACCGGCATTGTGACGACACGGACCCCGGAAGAGACCGAGTTCGCCTTGAGAAAAACACTTCCCAAAAAATACTGGAAACCCTACAATGAACTCCTGGTTTCATACGGCCAGACCATCTGCGTACCGGTGTCGCCCTTTTGCAGCCGGTGCCCGGTTGAAGCCGAATGCCCGAAGCAGGATGTGACCCGATCGCGATGA
- a CDS encoding DUF2062 domain-containing protein, which translates to MKIRKRLALLREQQDLLKKGLRNTQLHRLFGERIFSHSLWGFEKEALAGGLSLGLFIAFTPTIPFQMIFCVLGAIFFRVNLFAALTACWVTNPLTAPPIYLSAHWLGRFLLGQSEFLKTIISLFGFGEKMGRLVEHTAYLWAGSLLFAIVAAIIGNLLAKKGWDLLHRIKEGKQEAENKAD; encoded by the coding sequence ATGAAAATCAGAAAACGGCTTGCCCTTTTACGTGAACAGCAGGACCTGTTAAAAAAGGGGCTGCGTAACACTCAACTGCACCGGCTCTTTGGAGAACGGATATTTTCCCACTCTCTCTGGGGATTTGAAAAGGAGGCCCTGGCCGGCGGACTTTCCCTCGGCCTTTTTATCGCCTTTACCCCCACCATTCCCTTTCAGATGATTTTCTGCGTACTCGGCGCCATTTTCTTCCGGGTCAACCTGTTTGCCGCCCTGACCGCCTGCTGGGTGACCAACCCGCTGACAGCCCCTCCGATTTACCTGTCGGCCCACTGGCTCGGTCGCTTTCTTCTGGGCCAGTCAGAATTTCTGAAAACCATCATCTCCCTTTTCGGGTTCGGAGAAAAAATGGGCCGGCTGGTGGAACACACCGCCTACCTGTGGGCCGGTTCTCTTCTGTTTGCCATTGTCGCCGCCATCATCGGCAATCTGCTGGCCAAAAAGGGATGGGACCTGCTCCACCGGATAAAAGAAGGAAAACAGGAAGCAGAGAATAAAGCGGATTAA